One window of the Lemur catta isolate mLemCat1 chromosome 6, mLemCat1.pri, whole genome shotgun sequence genome contains the following:
- the AKAP3 gene encoding A-kinase anchor protein 3 isoform X1, with protein MMSDRVDWLQSQNGVCKVDVYSPRDSQQQDWRTEAPVDPVRVLSWLRRDLEKSTARFQDLRFKPGESSLGGEMINSGDSHKGFCVDYYNTTNKGSPGRFHFEMTHKENPSQGPRVPTGNGSSIDEVSFYANRLTNLVIAMARKEVNEKIGGSENKCVHQSLYVGDEPPPTKSLSKVAAELVNETVSACSNSAASDKVPDSGDRASGSNVKYKTTLKMKKSTKEHNSPDDKPSSRKSFFYKEVFESRNAGDAREGRKLLSRERKMFQGQERPDDFTASISEGIVTYANSVVSDMMGSIMKTLRIQVKDITIATILLKKVLLKHTKEVVSDLIDSFMKNLHNVTGTLMTDTDFVSAVKRSLFSHGSQKATDIMDAMLGKLYNVMLSKKAPEIVRKSKDKSENYSVVSMKGMGDPKHRNMNFAMKSEAKLREKMYSPVPKPEKPKTCAETLGEHIIKEGLCMWHKNQQKECKSPGFQRATSEAPHEPCKPAPDFPFDYLQDPCNFSPPVCYPETPENFMYDSDSWAKDLIVSALLLIQYHLAQGGRMDAQSFLKAAATTNFAATKLPIVPDESCLRSTHVVCDKEQSEKKDIMSVIFNFIRNLLGETIFKSDRNCEPNVPEHPVKEASNPCERPATPCPTKLCEGDEAGGNFSGLTKLVVNQQDGQMSEKMVDHLVDSVMKLCLIIAKSCDSPLAELGDDKCGDASRPTSAFADNLYECLPVKGTGTAEALLQNAYQAIHNELKGISGQPSEGCAAPKMIVNNYNLTDTVQNKQLQAVLQWVAASELNVPILYFAGDDEGIQEKLLQLSAAAVDKGRSVGEVLQSVLRYEKERQLDEAVGNVTRLQLLDWLMVNL; from the exons atg ATGTCGGATAGAGTTGACTGGTTACAAAGCCAAAATGGAGTATGCAAAGTTGATGTCTATTCTCCCAGAGACAGCCAGCAGCAGGACTGGAGAACG GAGGCCCCAGTGGATCCTGTCCGAGTGCTCAGCTGGCTCCGTAGAGACCTGGAGAAAAGTACAGCACGGTTCCAAGATCTTAGGTTCAAGCCTGGAGAATCATCACTTGGTGGGGAAATGATCAACTCTGGAGACTCACACAAAGGTTTCTGTGTAGACTATTACAACACCACCAATAAGGGCAGTCCAGGGAGATTCCATTTTGAGATGACTCACAAAGAGAACCCTTCTCAGGGCCCCAGGGTCCCAACTGGTAATGGGAGTTCCATAGATGAAGTTTCCTTCTATGCTAACCGCCTCACGAATCTAGTCATAGCCATGGCCCGCAAGGAGGTCAATGAGAAGATTGGTGGCTCTGAAAACAAATGTGTCCATCAGTCGTTGTACGTGGGGGATGAACCCCCACCTACCAAAAGCCTGAGTAAGGTAGCAGCAGAGCTGGTGAATGAGACTGTGTCTGCATGTTCCAATAGTGCTGCTTCAGACAAGGTTCCTGACTCTGGAGACAGAGCCTCAGGATCAAATGTGAAATACAAGACCactttgaagatgaagaagagcACCAAGGAACACAACAGTCCCGATGACAAGCCTTCTTCTAGGAAGTCTTTCTTCTATAAGGAAGTGTTTGAATCTCGTAATGCAGGTGATGCCAGAGAGGGTAGAAAGTTATTaagtagagagagaaagatgttCCAAGGGCAGGAAAGGCCTGATGACTTCACAGCTTCCATTAGTGAAGGGATCGTGACCTATGCTAATAGTGTGGTGTCTGATATGATGGGCTCCATCATGAAGACGCTGAGGATCCAGGTGAAAGACATAACCATCGCCACCATCCTGCTGAAGAAGGTCCTGCTCAAGCACACGAAAGAGGTGGTCTCAGATCTCATTGACTCCTTCATGAAGAACCTCCACAATGTCACAGGGACCCTCATGACTGACACAGACTTTGTCTCGGCTGTGAAAAGAAGTTTGTTCTCTCACGGAAGCCAAAAGGCCACAGATATCATGGATGCCATGCTGGGTAAGCTATACAATGTCATGCTTTCCAAGAAAGCCCCTGAGATTGTCAGGAAAAGCAAGGACAAGTCTGAGAATTATTCTGTTGTCTCCATGAAAGGAATGGGTGACCCTAAACACCGAAATATGAACTTTGCAATGAAATCTGAAGCTAAACTGAGAGAAAAAATGTATTCTCCTGTACCCAAACCAGAGAAGCCGAAGACTTGTGCTGAAACTCTGGGTGAACACATTATCAAAGAGGGACTATGCATGTGGCATAAAAATCAACAGAAAGAATGCAAATCTCCAGGTTTCCAGCGTGCAACATCTGAAGCTCCCCACGAACCATGTAAGCCTGCACCCGACTTTCCCTTTGACTATCTTCAAGATCCTTGCAACTTCAGCCCCCCTGTGTGTTACCCAGAGACACCTGAGAATTTCATGTATGATTCAGACTCCTGGGCCAAGGACCTGATCGTGTCTGCCCTACTTCTGATTCAATATCACCTGGCCCAGGGAGGAAGAATGGATGCACAGAGCTTCCTcaaagctgctgccaccaccaaCTTTGCTGCCACCAAGCTCCCTATAGTTCCTGATGAGTCCTGCCTTAGGTCCACTCATGTGGTATGTGACAAAGAACAATCAGAAAAGAAGGATATTATGAGTGTTATCTTCAATTTTATCCGGAACTTACTTGGTGAGACCATTTTCAAGAGTGACCGTAACTGTGAACCCAATGTTCCAGAACACCCAGTTAAGGAAGCAAGCAACCCGTGTGAAAGACCTGCAACCCCTTGTCCCACCAAACTATGTGAAGGGGATGAGGCTGGTGGTAACTTTTCCGGGCTGACTAAGCTGGTTGTCAACCAGCAAGATGGCCAAATGAGTGAGAAAATGGTGGATCACCTAGTGGACTCAGTGATGAAGCTGTGTCTCATCATTGCCAAGTCCTGTGACTCTCccttggcagagctgggagatgACAAGTGTGGAGATGCCAGCAGACCAACGTCAGCCTTTGCAGACAATCTATATGAATGTTTACCAGTCAAGGGCACAGGGACAGCGGAAGCTCTCCTGCAGAATGCCTACCAAGCTATCCACAATGAACTGAAAGGTATATCAGGACAGCCCTCTGAAGGGTGTGCAGCACCCAAGATGATTGTCAACAATTACAACCTAACGGATACAGTTCAGAACAAGCAACTCCAAGCTGTCCTTCAATGGGTGGCCGCCTCTGAGCTCAATGTCCCTATTTTGTACTTTGCTGGTGATGATGAAGGGATCCAGGAAAAG CTACTTCAGCTCTCAGCCGCTGCTGTGGACAAAGGACGCAGCGTGGGTGAGGTTCTGCAATCCGTGCTGCGGTATGAGAAGGAGCGACAGCTAGATGAGGCGGTGGGAAATGTCACACGGCTGCAGCTGCTGGATTGGCTGATGGTGAACCTGTGA
- the AKAP3 gene encoding A-kinase anchor protein 3 isoform X2 — MSDRVDWLQSQNGVCKVDVYSPRDSQQQDWRTEAPVDPVRVLSWLRRDLEKSTARFQDLRFKPGESSLGGEMINSGDSHKGFCVDYYNTTNKGSPGRFHFEMTHKENPSQGPRVPTGNGSSIDEVSFYANRLTNLVIAMARKEVNEKIGGSENKCVHQSLYVGDEPPPTKSLSKVAAELVNETVSACSNSAASDKVPDSGDRASGSNVKYKTTLKMKKSTKEHNSPDDKPSSRKSFFYKEVFESRNAGDAREGRKLLSRERKMFQGQERPDDFTASISEGIVTYANSVVSDMMGSIMKTLRIQVKDITIATILLKKVLLKHTKEVVSDLIDSFMKNLHNVTGTLMTDTDFVSAVKRSLFSHGSQKATDIMDAMLGKLYNVMLSKKAPEIVRKSKDKSENYSVVSMKGMGDPKHRNMNFAMKSEAKLREKMYSPVPKPEKPKTCAETLGEHIIKEGLCMWHKNQQKECKSPGFQRATSEAPHEPCKPAPDFPFDYLQDPCNFSPPVCYPETPENFMYDSDSWAKDLIVSALLLIQYHLAQGGRMDAQSFLKAAATTNFAATKLPIVPDESCLRSTHVVCDKEQSEKKDIMSVIFNFIRNLLGETIFKSDRNCEPNVPEHPVKEASNPCERPATPCPTKLCEGDEAGGNFSGLTKLVVNQQDGQMSEKMVDHLVDSVMKLCLIIAKSCDSPLAELGDDKCGDASRPTSAFADNLYECLPVKGTGTAEALLQNAYQAIHNELKGISGQPSEGCAAPKMIVNNYNLTDTVQNKQLQAVLQWVAASELNVPILYFAGDDEGIQEKLLQLSAAAVDKGRSVGEVLQSVLRYEKERQLDEAVGNVTRLQLLDWLMVNL, encoded by the exons ATGTCGGATAGAGTTGACTGGTTACAAAGCCAAAATGGAGTATGCAAAGTTGATGTCTATTCTCCCAGAGACAGCCAGCAGCAGGACTGGAGAACG GAGGCCCCAGTGGATCCTGTCCGAGTGCTCAGCTGGCTCCGTAGAGACCTGGAGAAAAGTACAGCACGGTTCCAAGATCTTAGGTTCAAGCCTGGAGAATCATCACTTGGTGGGGAAATGATCAACTCTGGAGACTCACACAAAGGTTTCTGTGTAGACTATTACAACACCACCAATAAGGGCAGTCCAGGGAGATTCCATTTTGAGATGACTCACAAAGAGAACCCTTCTCAGGGCCCCAGGGTCCCAACTGGTAATGGGAGTTCCATAGATGAAGTTTCCTTCTATGCTAACCGCCTCACGAATCTAGTCATAGCCATGGCCCGCAAGGAGGTCAATGAGAAGATTGGTGGCTCTGAAAACAAATGTGTCCATCAGTCGTTGTACGTGGGGGATGAACCCCCACCTACCAAAAGCCTGAGTAAGGTAGCAGCAGAGCTGGTGAATGAGACTGTGTCTGCATGTTCCAATAGTGCTGCTTCAGACAAGGTTCCTGACTCTGGAGACAGAGCCTCAGGATCAAATGTGAAATACAAGACCactttgaagatgaagaagagcACCAAGGAACACAACAGTCCCGATGACAAGCCTTCTTCTAGGAAGTCTTTCTTCTATAAGGAAGTGTTTGAATCTCGTAATGCAGGTGATGCCAGAGAGGGTAGAAAGTTATTaagtagagagagaaagatgttCCAAGGGCAGGAAAGGCCTGATGACTTCACAGCTTCCATTAGTGAAGGGATCGTGACCTATGCTAATAGTGTGGTGTCTGATATGATGGGCTCCATCATGAAGACGCTGAGGATCCAGGTGAAAGACATAACCATCGCCACCATCCTGCTGAAGAAGGTCCTGCTCAAGCACACGAAAGAGGTGGTCTCAGATCTCATTGACTCCTTCATGAAGAACCTCCACAATGTCACAGGGACCCTCATGACTGACACAGACTTTGTCTCGGCTGTGAAAAGAAGTTTGTTCTCTCACGGAAGCCAAAAGGCCACAGATATCATGGATGCCATGCTGGGTAAGCTATACAATGTCATGCTTTCCAAGAAAGCCCCTGAGATTGTCAGGAAAAGCAAGGACAAGTCTGAGAATTATTCTGTTGTCTCCATGAAAGGAATGGGTGACCCTAAACACCGAAATATGAACTTTGCAATGAAATCTGAAGCTAAACTGAGAGAAAAAATGTATTCTCCTGTACCCAAACCAGAGAAGCCGAAGACTTGTGCTGAAACTCTGGGTGAACACATTATCAAAGAGGGACTATGCATGTGGCATAAAAATCAACAGAAAGAATGCAAATCTCCAGGTTTCCAGCGTGCAACATCTGAAGCTCCCCACGAACCATGTAAGCCTGCACCCGACTTTCCCTTTGACTATCTTCAAGATCCTTGCAACTTCAGCCCCCCTGTGTGTTACCCAGAGACACCTGAGAATTTCATGTATGATTCAGACTCCTGGGCCAAGGACCTGATCGTGTCTGCCCTACTTCTGATTCAATATCACCTGGCCCAGGGAGGAAGAATGGATGCACAGAGCTTCCTcaaagctgctgccaccaccaaCTTTGCTGCCACCAAGCTCCCTATAGTTCCTGATGAGTCCTGCCTTAGGTCCACTCATGTGGTATGTGACAAAGAACAATCAGAAAAGAAGGATATTATGAGTGTTATCTTCAATTTTATCCGGAACTTACTTGGTGAGACCATTTTCAAGAGTGACCGTAACTGTGAACCCAATGTTCCAGAACACCCAGTTAAGGAAGCAAGCAACCCGTGTGAAAGACCTGCAACCCCTTGTCCCACCAAACTATGTGAAGGGGATGAGGCTGGTGGTAACTTTTCCGGGCTGACTAAGCTGGTTGTCAACCAGCAAGATGGCCAAATGAGTGAGAAAATGGTGGATCACCTAGTGGACTCAGTGATGAAGCTGTGTCTCATCATTGCCAAGTCCTGTGACTCTCccttggcagagctgggagatgACAAGTGTGGAGATGCCAGCAGACCAACGTCAGCCTTTGCAGACAATCTATATGAATGTTTACCAGTCAAGGGCACAGGGACAGCGGAAGCTCTCCTGCAGAATGCCTACCAAGCTATCCACAATGAACTGAAAGGTATATCAGGACAGCCCTCTGAAGGGTGTGCAGCACCCAAGATGATTGTCAACAATTACAACCTAACGGATACAGTTCAGAACAAGCAACTCCAAGCTGTCCTTCAATGGGTGGCCGCCTCTGAGCTCAATGTCCCTATTTTGTACTTTGCTGGTGATGATGAAGGGATCCAGGAAAAG CTACTTCAGCTCTCAGCCGCTGCTGTGGACAAAGGACGCAGCGTGGGTGAGGTTCTGCAATCCGTGCTGCGGTATGAGAAGGAGCGACAGCTAGATGAGGCGGTGGGAAATGTCACACGGCTGCAGCTGCTGGATTGGCTGATGGTGAACCTGTGA